The window CGCCGTCGACGCGGAGTTCGTGGCCGTTGACGTAGTCCGAGGCTGGCGAGGAGAGGAAGGTCACGGCGTCGGCGACCTCCTCCGACTCGGCGTACCGACCGAGCGGGTTGAGCTCCGTTATCTGCTCGTGGGTCTCCTCCGAGAAGTCCTCGACCATCCGGGTGTTCGCCCAGCCCGGCGCGACGGCGTTGACCCGGACCCCCTCGCGCCCGAGTTCGAGCGCGAGGCTCTTC is drawn from Halococcus hamelinensis 100A6 and contains these coding sequences:
- a CDS encoding SDR family NAD(P)-dependent oxidoreductase, with the protein product KSLALELGREGVRVNAVAPGWANTRMVEDFSEETHEQITELNPLGRYAESEEVADAVTFLSSPASDYVNGHELRVDGGQVPIDNWKYDNR